The proteins below are encoded in one region of Phaseolus vulgaris cultivar G19833 chromosome 1, P. vulgaris v2.0, whole genome shotgun sequence:
- the LOC137813709 gene encoding protein LYK2 has product MGTVEMIIAFHMKPLVFFLWLFVPSLGKHLLSCETPSPDSSGYHCIQNVSHNQCATFALFLTNSYYSSLSNLTSYLGLNKFVLAQANGFSPHTEFLSLHQPLLIPIHCICKDGFSHAQLTKTTIKGESFYDIAQSLEGLTTCKAIRDNNPGVSPWNLDDQLSLIIPLSCSCPFSSQVRPQPKLLVSYPVSEGDTISNLASKFNITEQAIVSANNISLQGLRARTALPPFTSILIPLNGKPIIGPLVKPKEPNSSFQTNSIPVLSPHNKSPMWKTELFIGLAGVALGVCIALAAAFFFIRLKHKKGEENSCKEGGDMELQHLNQSVRTTSTSDKKVSFEGSQDTLDVKIVDATSRKMLLETYTIENMRKATEDFSSSNHIEGSVYHGRLNGKNMAIKRTKAATVSKIDLGLFHDALHNHPNILRLLGTSMSDGKEQEESFLVSEYAKNGSLKDWLHGGLAIKNQFIASCYCFLTWSQRLRICLDVASALQYMHHVMNPCYVHRNVKSRNIFLDEEFGAKIGNFGMAGCVEHDTEDPHFYSTNPASWSLGYLAPEYVHQGIISPSIDIFAYGVVLLEVLSGQTPISRPNEKGEGSIWLTDKIKSILVSENVNELRGWIDSALGENYSFDAAVTIVNIARACVEEDSSLRPSAREIVEKLSRLVEELPEGEQHMSMSESSSKPLVKAVENNNLE; this is encoded by the coding sequence ATGGGCACAGTAGAAATGATCATTGCATTTCACATGAAGCCTTTGGTCTTTTTCCTTTGGCTCTTTGTCCCCTCATTGGGCAAACACTTGCTAAGCTGTGAGACACCTTCACCTGATTCTTCTGGCTACCATTGCATTCAAAATGTCTCACACAACCAATGTGCAACATTTGCACTCTTTCTCACTAACTCCTACTACTCCTCTCTCTCCAACCTCACCTCTTACTTGGGACTCAATAAGTTTGTGCTAGCACAAGCAAATGGATTCTCTCCACACACTGAGTTCCTCTCCCTTCATCAACCCCTTCTCATACCAATTCATTGCATTTGCAAAGATGGCTTCTCTCATGCTCAGCTAACCAAAACTACTATCAAAGGAGAGAGCTTCTATGACATTGCTCAATCACTAGAGGGCTTGACAACCTGCAAGGCTATTAGGGATAACAACCCTGGTGTGTCACCTTGGAATCTTGATGACCAACTCAGCTTGATTATCCCATTGAGTTGTTCTTGCCCGTTTTCATCCCAAGTTAGACCGCAGCCAAAGCTTCTGGTTTCTTATCCTGTAAGTGAAGGTGATACAATTTCCAATTTGGCCTCCAAGTTCAATATTACTGAACAAGCTATTGTCTCTGCTAATAACATATCATTACAAGGTCTCAGGGCTAGAACTGCTCTTCCACCCTTTACCTCTATTCTCATTCCACTTAATGGTAAGCCAATCATTGGTCCTTTGGTTAAACCCAAGGAACCTAATTCTAGCTTTCAAACAAACAGCATCCCTGTATTAAGTCCACACAACAAGTCACCAATGTGGAAGACTGAATTGTTCATTGGGCTAGCTGGGGTTGCACTTGGAGTCTGCATTGCTCTTGCTGCAGCCTTTTTCTTCATCAGATTGAAGCACAAGAAGGGGGAAGAGAATTCATGCAAAGAAGGTGGAGATATGGAGCTGCAACATCTGAATCAAAGTGTGAGAACCACCTCCACTAGTGACAAGAAAGTTTCATTTGAGGGGTCTCAGGATACTCTTGATGTGAAAATTGTTGATGCCACATCGCGCAAGATGTTGCTGGAGACATACACCATTGAGAATATGAGAAAAGCAACTGAAGATTTCAGCTCAAGCAATCACATTGAAGGATCAGTATATCACGGCCGTCTGAATGGGAAGAACATGGCAATCAAGAGAACAAAGGCAGCAACAGTCTCAAAGATAGATCTTGGCCTTTTCCATGATGCACTTCACAACCACCCCAACATACTTAGGCTTCTTGGAACAAGCATGTCAGATGGGAAGGAGCAAGAAGAGTCATTTTTAGTTTCTGAGTATGCCAAAAATGGTTCATTGAAAGATTGGCTTCATGGTGGATTAGCCATCAAGAACCAATTCATTGCTTCTTGCTACTGTTTCCTGACATGGAGCCAAAGGCTCAGGATCTGCCTTGATGTGGCCAGTGCCTTGCAGTATATGCACCATGTTATGAATCCCTGCTATGTGCATAGAAATGTAAAGAGCAGGAACATCTTTTTGGATGAAGAATTTGGTGCCAAGATAGGGAATTTTGGTATGGCAGGTTGTGTTGAGCATGACACTGAGGATCCACACTTCTATTCCACCAACCCCGCCTCTTGGAGCCTTGGTTATTTGGCACCTGAATATGTGCACCAAGGTATAATTTCCCCAAGCATTGATATCTTTGCCTATGGGGTGGTTTTGCTAGAGGTTTTATCTGGTCAAACTCCTATAAGCAGGCCTAATGAGAAGGGAGAAGGAAGCATTTGGCTCACGGATAAAATCAAGTCCATCTTGGTGTCTGAAAATGTGAATGAACTAAGGGGTTGGATAGACAGTGCATTAGGGGAGAACTATTCATTCGATGCAGCAGTGACCATTGTCAACATTGCAAGAGCTTGTGTGGAGGAAGATTCTTCTTTGAGACCAAGTGCAAGGGAAATTGTTGAGAAGCTTTCGAGATTGGTGGAGGAATTACCAGAAGGGGAACAACACATGTCAATGAGTGAAAGCTCTAGCAAACCTCTGGTGAAGGCAGTGGAAAACAACAATCTTGAGTGA
- the LOC137813710 gene encoding putative calcium-binding protein CML23 — MDKLRQYERVFKQFDENGDGKISAWELQQCVEAMGEELSAADAAATVTAMDADGDGMVGFDDFVRFVEGGKEEEKENDLKEAFKMYEMEESGCITPRSLKMMLSRLGESTSIDECEVMIARFDLDGDGVLTFDEFKVMML, encoded by the coding sequence ATGGACAAGCTAAGGCAATATGAACGTGTATTCAAGCAGTTTGACGAGAATGGTGACGGCAAGATATCGGCGTGGGAGCTGCAACAATGCGTGGAGGCCATGGGTGAGGAGTTGTCTGCTGCGGATGCGGCGGCGACTGTGACTGCGATGGACGCTGACGGGGATGGGATGGTGGGGTTTGATGATTTTGTGAGGTTTGTGGAGGGAGGGAAAGAGGAAGAGAAAGAGAATGACCTAAAAGAGGCTTTTAAGATGTATGAGATGGAAGAGAGTGGTTGCATCACACCCAGAAGTCTTAAAATGATGCTTAGTAGGTTGGGTGAATCTACGAGTATAGATGAGTGTGAAGTTATGATAGCTAGATTTGATCTTGATGGAGATGGGGTGCTCACTTTCGATGAATTTAAGGTCATGATGTTGTAA